Below is a window of bacterium DNA.
ACCCCGGGCTGTTTTCCGGGGGGGCCCTGACCCCCTGGTGCCGTCCCGGCTTGTCCTGCTGGAGCTGGTGGGCCGATGAAACCGGGGCCTTGGACTGGTCCCGTCAGTTCGGGTACGTCGACCTCACCGCCCGGCTGGGGGTCCCCTACTACCTGATCGACAGCGGGTGGGAAGACCCCGGAAACGGCTGGCTCGACGCGGCCGGGGCGCCCTGGGAAAAACTGGGGGAACTCTGCGCCTACGCCCGGGAGCGGGGGGTGGGAATCTGGGTGTGGAGAAGCCGGTCCGCCGATCCGGGCCGGCACCGGCCCGGACTCGAGACCCCGGCCGCGCGCGCCGATTTCTTCGCCCGGCTGGCGCAGGCGGGGGCGGCGGGGGCCAAGGTCGACTTCCTCAACTCGGAATCGCACGCCCGGCTGGAGGAGTACCGGGACCTGCTGCGGGCCGCGGCCGAACACCGGATCATGCTCGATTTCCACGGGGCCGCCAAGCCCGCCGGGGAGAGCCGCACCTGGCCCAACGAGATGACCCGGGAGGCCCTGCGCGGGCTGGAATTCAACCGCTGGCGCCCCCTGCAACCGAGCCACTACTCCCAACTCCTCTTCACCAGGTACCTGGCGGGGCCGGGGGACTTCACCCCGGTCACCTTCCGCCCCGGCCGCCGGGGCGCCACCACCGACGCTTTTCAGCTGGCCACCGGGGTCCTGGCGACTTCGCCGTTCCTCTGCCTGGCCGACACCCCCCGTTCCTACCTCGACAGCCCCGCCCGCCCCTTCCTGGAGACCCTCCCCGCTTCCTGGGACGAGACCCGGGTCTGGCCGGGGAGCGCCGTCGGCGGGACCGCCGGTTTCTATCGGCGCGACGGCCGGACCTGGTGGATCGGGCTGATCAACCCCGGGGGCCCGCGGAAGGTCCGGGTCGGCCTGGAGTTTCTCCGAGCGGAGTCCTACCGGGCCCTGATCGCCGAAGACGACGGGCGGGGGGGGCTGAGCGTGAGAGAAACCGCGGTCGGCGCCCGGATGCCCCTGGAATTCGACCTGGCCGCCGGGGGAGGAGCGGCGGTGCGCCTGACCCCGGCGCGCCGGAACCCCCGGGGGCCGCGGTAAAAAAGGGTTCGCCGCCTCCGGGGCTTCATGGTATACCAACTCCCATGAATTCCCTCCGCCGGCAGTTCACCAGCAAGGACCACGGGCCCCTGGTCCAGTTCTGCAAGTACGCCATCGCCGGCGTCGTCGCCACCATCGTCCACGTTTCCGTCTTCTACCTTATGGCCCTGAAGTTCATCCCCGCCCTCACTCCCGACGATCCCATCTCCCTGATCGTCGACATCCCCCCTCACGATCTGACCGACTCGGTCAGGTCCCTCCACGCCGCCCTCGACAACTTCATCGCCTTCATGATCTCCAACTCCGTGGTCTACCTCATCAACATCTTCTGGGTCTTCGAGGCGGGGAAGCACTCCCGCTGCAAGGAGATCGTGATGTTCTTCGCCGTCTCGGGGCTGAGCGTGCTCATCGGGACCGGTCTGCAGACCCTCCTCATCAATTCGCTGGGGCTCGACACCAGCTACGCATTTTTCATCAACGCCGGCGTCTGCCTCATGATCAATTACGCCGCCCGTAAATTTTTCATCTTCAAAAACTGAAGTCGCCCATGCCTGGAGAAACGCGGGACTTGGTGGTCGGCTCCCCGGCGGAGGCGCAACCGCCGGCCCGGGTGCTCATCGTCGACGACGAGGAGATAACCAGGAACTACCTGGGCATGACCCTGCGCCGCGCCGGTTACCGCTGCGACGCCTGCGGGACCGGGCGCGAAGCCCTTCCCCTCCTCCTGGGGGACGAATACGACCTGGCCCTGGTCGACCTGGTGATGCCCGGCATGAGCGGGCAGGAACTCCTCTCCCGGCTGGCCCGGGAACGCGCATCCGAATTCGAACTGGCCCTGGTCGTCGTCTCCGGCGAGACCGACATCGACGCGGCCATGGAGGCCGTCAAGCTGGGAGCGGACGACTATATCCGCAAGCCCATGACCCGGGAAGAGCTTCTCCTGGGGGTGAGCCGGGCCCTCGACCGCCGCCGGTTGATCATGGAGAACCGCAACTACCAGAAGCACCTGGAGGAGATGGTCCGGCAGCAGAGCGACAAGATTCAGAACTCGCTCCTGAAGACCATCGAAGCCCTCTCCCGGACCCTGGGGGCCAAGGACACCTATTCCCTGAGCCATTCGCGGCGGGTGATGGAACTGGCGGCGGGGACCGCCCGGGAGCTGGGGCTGGAGGAGGCGGAGACGGAGAAGATCCGGGTGGGGGCGCTCCTGCACGACATCGGGAAACTGGGGGTGAAGGACGGGATTCTCAACAAGGACCTTCCCCTCGAGGAGGAGGAGGTCGACCACATCCACCAGCACCCTTTGGTGGCGGAGACCATCCTCGGCCCCATCGAGGAACTCCGCGAAATCATCGGCCTGATCCGGCACCACCACGAACGCTGGGACGGCGGCGGCTACCCCGACGGGCTGGCGGGCGCCGGCATCCCCCGGGGCGCCACCATCATCGCCGTGGCCGACGCCTACGACGCCATGACCAGCGCCCGGGTCTACAACCGGCCCCTCGCCCACCCGCAGGCCCTGGCCGAACTGCGCCGGGGGGCCGGATCCCAGTTCAGCCCGGACGCGGTCGCGGCCTTCTGCCGCGCATTCCCGGAAGCTCCGCCCGCACCGGCCTGAACCCGGCGGCGGCTTATTGCTTAATATCGGTTAAAATAGTCTCCTGGCGGGCGGCGGGCGAAAATTTCGGCGGGTTTGGGATTGACCGGAGAGTCCGCAGGCGCTAGACTGCCTGAGCACATTCGGACGAACCGCGCGCAGCCCCCGTCGGAGGTTGCGGCGAAAAGGAGGGTTCAAATGGTTCAACTTCGGACCTACTGTTTTCTCGATAGTCTTCAACCCCAGTTCGCTTCCTACGTGGCCTCCTCGGCCAAGGGCTTCCAGCCCCTCCCGGGCATGGCCGCCTGCTACGTCGAGGTGGCGCCGGGGATGGCCATCAACGAGGTCACCGACGTGGCCCTCAAGGCCACCAACGTCAAGCCCGCCCTGATGATCGTGGAGCGGGCCTACGGGCTGCTCGAGGTGCACTCCTATTCGCAGGCCGACGTTCGTGAAGCCGGGCGGGCCATCCTCGATTTCCTGGGGGTGAAGGAAGAAGAGCGGATGAAGCCCAAGGCCGTGGGCAGCCAGATCATCCGGAAGGTGGACGCCCACCAGGCCCAGATCATCAACCGCAACCGCAAGGGCTCGATGCTGCTGGCCGATCAGACCCTCTACATCCTCGAGACCGATCCGGCCGGCTATGCCGTCCTTGCCGCCAACGAAGCCGAAAAGGCCGCCAACATCACCTTGGTCGAAGTGCGGCCCTTCGGCCGCTACGGCCGTCTCTACCTGGGCGGCGAAGAACGCGACATCGTCGTCGGCAGCGAAGCGGCCCTGACCGCGATCAACGCGGTCACCGGCATCGAACCCACGGGCGGACAATGATCCGGGTCCGGCCCTAATCGACACGTCAAACTCAACCGGGAAACGTTCCCGGGCAACTCCAGGAGGAGAGTACGATGGCTGAAGCTTTGGGAATGATCGAGACCAGGGGCTTTGCCGCCATGGTCGAGGCCGCAGACGCCATGGTCAAGGCGGCCAAGGTCGAACTGGTCAGCTACGAAAAAATCGGTGGGGGCTACGTCACCGCCGTGGTCCGGGGCGACGTCGCCGCCTGCAAGGCGTCGGTGGAAGCCGGGGCCCGCGGGGCGGAGAAAGTCGGCGAACTGATCTCCGTACACGTCATTCCCCGCCCTCATGTCAATATCGATCGGGTGCTCCCGCTCGGCCGGATTCCCGCCGAACCGGAGAAATAACCTTCGGTTCCGGAAATGCTGTTAGCTCGAATTCGGGGAACCCTGGTATCCACGCAGAAGGAGCAGACCCTCGACGGGCTCGCCTTCTTCGTCTGCGAGCAGCTTGACCTCGAAGGCAAGCCCCTGGGCAAGTACGTGGTCGCCGCCGACGCCGTCGGGGCCGGGGTGGGAGAGGTGGTCCTTTACGCCAGCGGAAGCTGCGGGAGGTACACCTCCGTCACCCACAACCGGCCCTGCGACTGCGTGATCATGGCCATCGTCGACGAACTCGAGGTCGACGGGCGGACGGTTTACCGGAAAAGCGCGGATGACCGGGGCTGATCTTCCCCGGCCCCGGTCGGCGGGGGGAGGGGTCCGCCCCTCCTTCCCGGGAATGAGGAGAACACCATGAACCTGACCGAAGACCAGATCCGGGCGATCGTCCGGAAAGTGGTGCGGGACGTCTCCGGCGAGGGGGGATCGGCTTCGCCGGCGCCTTCCCCGGCGCCCTCGCCGGCGATTTCTCTCCCCGCCATCAAAACCGGGGACGGCGTCTTCGAGAACCTCGAGGAGGCGATCGCCGCCGCCCGGCGGGCCCAGACGCGCCTCCTCGACCTCGGGGTGGTCAAGCGGGAGGAGATCATCGAGGCCATCCGCGGGTGCGGGCGACGCAACGCCGAGGCGTTTTCGCGGATGGTGGTGGCCGAGACCGGAATGGGCCGGGTCGAGGACAAGATCAAGAAAAACCTCCTGGTTTCGAACAAGACCCCGGGGATGGAGGACCTGCAGCCGGTGGCCTGGACCGGCGACCACGGCCTCACCATCATGGAACGTGCCCCCTTCGGGCTGGTCGGCGCCATCATCCCCTCCACCAACCCCACCTCCACCGTCATCTGCAACTCCATCGAGATGATCGCGGCCGGCAACGCCGTCGTCTTCGGCCCCCACCCCGGGGCCCGGGTCTCGTCCCTGTTCGCGATCCAGGAAGTCAACCGGGCGGTGGCCGCGGCCGGTGGTCCCTCCGACCTCCTGGTGGCCGTCCTCCAGCCCACCATCGAAACCGCCCAGGCGATGATGAAGCACCCGGCCACCCGCATTCTCTGCGTCACCGGGGGCCCGGGCGTGGTCAAGGCCGCCATGCAGATGGGCAAAAAGGTGATCGCCGCCGGCCCCGGGAACCCCCCGGTGGTGGTGGACGAAACCGCCGACATCGAACGGGCCGGGCGCATGATCGTGGCCGGCGCCTCCTTCGACAACAACCTGGTCTGCGTCTGCGAAAAAGAGATCTTCGCCCTGGCTTCCATCGCCGACCGGCTCAAGCAGGCGCTGCGCGCGAACGGGGCTTACGAGATCAGCGGCGAGCAGATCGGGAAGCTCAAGGAACTGGTCATCGCCAAGGACCCGGGACCCGGCGACGAGGAAGGCGCCCCCAACAAGCGTTTCGTGGGGCGCGACGCCCGCTTCATCCTGGAGCAGATCGGGGTCTCCGTCGGCGACGAGGTCAAGATCGTGCTCGCCGAGGTCCCGGCGGACCACCCCTTCGTCCTGGTGGAACAGCTGATGCCGGTCATTCCCCTGGTCCGGGTCGACAGCGTCGACGAAGCGATCGCCCTGGCGGTCAAGGTCGAGCACGGCTACCGCCACAGCATGTACATGTATTCCCGGAACGTCGCCAACCTGAGCAAGATGGCCCGGGCCGCCGACTGCTCGATCTTCGTCAAGAACGGCCCCTGTTTTTCCGGGCTGGGGTTCGGCGGCGAGGGGTTCTGCTCGTTCAGCATCGCCAGCCCCACCGGGGAGGGGATCACCCGGCCCATCCATTTCACCCGGGCCCGGCGCTGTGTGCTGGTGGATTATTTTCGGATTGTCTGATCGAGCCGGCGCGCCGGGGACGGACGCCGGTTGAGAGGCGGCCCGGCCGGGCGCGGCCGGGGGCCCGAACGTGGAAGCGGTGAATACCCCGAAGAAGACCAAGACCAAGCCGGACATCGGCGGACGGGTCCGCGCCGCCGGAGTGGTGGGCGCGGGCGGGGCCGGGTTCCCGACCTGGAAGAAACTGGCCGCCCGGGTGGAAACCGTGATCGCCAACGGCGCCGAGTGCGAGCCCCTGCTGCGCAACGACCGCGCGGTCATGCGCCGCCACCCCGAGCGGGTCGTGGCCGGCCTGGAAGCGGCCATGACCGCGGTCGGGGCCCGGCGGGGGGTGATCGCGCTCAAGCGGCACTACCGTGAAGCGGCGGAGGCCCTGGGCGCGGCCGTCCGGGGCAAACGCCGGCTCTCCCTGCACTTTCTCCCCGAGGTCTACCCGGCGGGGGACGAGTTCGTCCTCGTCTACGAGGTCACCGGGCGGGTCATCCCGGCGGGGGGGCTCCCCCTGCAGGTAGGGGTGGTCGTCAACAACGTCGAGACCCTCTACAACGTCAGCCGGGCGGTCGAGGGAATCCCCGTGACCGGGAAGCACCTGACCGTCACCGGGGCGGTGGCGGCGCCGAAAACGCTCCACCTCCCCGTCGGCACCTCGGTGGGCGAAGCCGTGGCCCTGGCCGGAGGCAGCCTGACCGACCCCTGGGTCGCCCTGGAAGGGGGGCCGATGATGGGGGCCGTGGTCGAGGACCCGCGGCGGCCGATCACCAA
It encodes the following:
- a CDS encoding glycoside hydrolase family 97 catalytic domain-containing protein — protein: MGENDGDKRGVRKMKAALVFLAAGLAAGGCAGRSPDAGTPPIPELRLEATAAGELVCSLEREGTAVLGPSPLGIAVAGSVLGAGVREVRLLREGPWEVSFPWRGKRSWIDLRGREAEYLIEEADGEWKVQVRTAPGGAAWRYLVPGAGVRRVEGERTGFVFPEGAAGWAMFSTPVYEGVFRRLPLDGGGAPGPGARLGLPLTFQLADGSFGSVLESGVLGYSGMTLRFDPGERAWTAAFEEETGGWLMEGEISSPWRVVLTGPDLDSLVGSGLVPALAPAPDPGLFSGGALTPWCRPGLSCWSWWADETGALDWSRQFGYVDLTARLGVPYYLIDSGWEDPGNGWLDAAGAPWEKLGELCAYARERGVGIWVWRSRSADPGRHRPGLETPAARADFFARLAQAGAAGAKVDFLNSESHARLEEYRDLLRAAAEHRIMLDFHGAAKPAGESRTWPNEMTREALRGLEFNRWRPLQPSHYSQLLFTRYLAGPGDFTPVTFRPGRRGATTDAFQLATGVLATSPFLCLADTPRSYLDSPARPFLETLPASWDETRVWPGSAVGGTAGFYRRDGRTWWIGLINPGGPRKVRVGLEFLRAESYRALIAEDDGRGGLSVRETAVGARMPLEFDLAAGGGAAVRLTPARRNPRGPR
- a CDS encoding GtrA family protein; this encodes MNSLRRQFTSKDHGPLVQFCKYAIAGVVATIVHVSVFYLMALKFIPALTPDDPISLIVDIPPHDLTDSVRSLHAALDNFIAFMISNSVVYLINIFWVFEAGKHSRCKEIVMFFAVSGLSVLIGTGLQTLLINSLGLDTSYAFFINAGVCLMINYAARKFFIFKN
- a CDS encoding HD domain-containing protein, with the protein product MPGETRDLVVGSPAEAQPPARVLIVDDEEITRNYLGMTLRRAGYRCDACGTGREALPLLLGDEYDLALVDLVMPGMSGQELLSRLARERASEFELALVVVSGETDIDAAMEAVKLGADDYIRKPMTREELLLGVSRALDRRRLIMENRNYQKHLEEMVRQQSDKIQNSLLKTIEALSRTLGAKDTYSLSHSRRVMELAAGTARELGLEEAETEKIRVGALLHDIGKLGVKDGILNKDLPLEEEEVDHIHQHPLVAETILGPIEELREIIGLIRHHHERWDGGGYPDGLAGAGIPRGATIIAVADAYDAMTSARVYNRPLAHPQALAELRRGAGSQFSPDAVAAFCRAFPEAPPAPA
- a CDS encoding BMC domain-containing protein, whose translation is MAEALGMIETRGFAAMVEAADAMVKAAKVELVSYEKIGGGYVTAVVRGDVAACKASVEAGARGAEKVGELISVHVIPRPHVNIDRVLPLGRIPAEPEK
- a CDS encoding EutN/CcmL family microcompartment protein, whose translation is MLLARIRGTLVSTQKEQTLDGLAFFVCEQLDLEGKPLGKYVVAADAVGAGVGEVVLYASGSCGRYTSVTHNRPCDCVIMAIVDELEVDGRTVYRKSADDRG
- a CDS encoding aldehyde dehydrogenase EutE yields the protein MNLTEDQIRAIVRKVVRDVSGEGGSASPAPSPAPSPAISLPAIKTGDGVFENLEEAIAAARRAQTRLLDLGVVKREEIIEAIRGCGRRNAEAFSRMVVAETGMGRVEDKIKKNLLVSNKTPGMEDLQPVAWTGDHGLTIMERAPFGLVGAIIPSTNPTSTVICNSIEMIAAGNAVVFGPHPGARVSSLFAIQEVNRAVAAAGGPSDLLVAVLQPTIETAQAMMKHPATRILCVTGGPGVVKAAMQMGKKVIAAGPGNPPVVVDETADIERAGRMIVAGASFDNNLVCVCEKEIFALASIADRLKQALRANGAYEISGEQIGKLKELVIAKDPGPGDEEGAPNKRFVGRDARFILEQIGVSVGDEVKIVLAEVPADHPFVLVEQLMPVIPLVRVDSVDEAIALAVKVEHGYRHSMYMYSRNVANLSKMARAADCSIFVKNGPCFSGLGFGGEGFCSFSIASPTGEGITRPIHFTRARRCVLVDYFRIV
- a CDS encoding SLBB domain-containing protein, whose protein sequence is MNTPKKTKTKPDIGGRVRAAGVVGAGGAGFPTWKKLAARVETVIANGAECEPLLRNDRAVMRRHPERVVAGLEAAMTAVGARRGVIALKRHYREAAEALGAAVRGKRRLSLHFLPEVYPAGDEFVLVYEVTGRVIPAGGLPLQVGVVVNNVETLYNVSRAVEGIPVTGKHLTVTGAVAAPKTLHLPVGTSVGEAVALAGGSLTDPWVALEGGPMMGAVVEDPRRPITKTTSALIVLAPDHPVVERKTRDLVFDLRQIQSACCQCSYCTLVCPRALLGHTFKPHLVMRSLALGFAPLGDGVSHAAACCACDLCGVYSCPMLLAVGRLNREVAAGMKERNLVPPPQPREPRPLPLREASLIPVERLTARLGLGEYDRPLPHDETAYRPQSVTLPLRQHIGRPARPTVKEGDAVEEGECVADLPPGEMGAPIHASIAGRVTRVTDAAVTIAASTRRKG